One genomic region from Desulfuromonas sp. encodes:
- a CDS encoding pyruvate kinase produces the protein MRHTKIVATVGPASDSEEMLYSLMEAGADVFRLNFSHGSQQDKTEIIRRIRQASKKRQRA, from the coding sequence ATAAGACATACCAAAATTGTAGCGACAGTCGGACCGGCATCCGATTCTGAAGAGATGCTGTACAGCCTGATGGAAGCCGGAGCTGACGTTTTTAGGCTTAATTTTTCCCATGGCAGCCAACAGGACAAGACGGAGATCATCCGCCGGATCCGCCAGGCTTCAAAGAAAAGGCAGCGGGCG
- a CDS encoding penicillin-binding protein, with protein sequence MRWPRERIIRVLLVLATAGMVSGFLLFASAYLYVAGDLPRVDTLADYRPPIITRVLSADGEVIAEFAKERRIVVPFKRIPTKLVQAFVAAEDSNFFEHTGIDFISILRAAYKNIKAGGIVQGGSTITQQVAKSLLLTPEKKFERKFKEAILSWRMEKALSKEEILYLYLNQIYLGHRAYGVQAAAENYFDKNIDELTLAECSILAGLPQAPSRYSPYNHYDRAKKRQKYVLDRMVADGYISQREADEADAEELTIQPRLNAHIAQAYYFTEQVRRYLENNYSQDILETEGLTVHTSMNLQMQRAAQNAVRENLRDHDKRQGFRGPEKVLTEEEAAAFLEEQAESLTRNPLELEQITDAVLVGSDQETLHLRIGTVTGTLDPTAAEWAGLLRAVSAESEPTRNPKSQQHKLPLGSVLKVRVKQINEDGSLLLGLEQEPLAQGAIVALEPNTGLVKAMVGGYDFLQSQFNRVLQARRLPGSAIKPLIYAAALDKGYTPATVILDTPLIYKELSDAGLEKSWKPKNYSKKFYGPTPLRTALAKSHNVITIKILEDIGVRYAANYAKKLGINSPLNYDLTLALGSSALTPLELATAYTVFANGGVRIKASYITKVTDRDGRVLESIDPADFPEGINEGQRLINLSQERVISPETAYLVTNLLESVVRTGTGWRAKALRRPTAAKTGTTNDLKDAWFAGYVPQLVAVSWVGYDHERPLGKHETGSKAAAPAWVSFMKEAVKNLEPIDFAVPDQMEFYPVDTETGLLAPEDSGNMHIEVFSPGTAPTRYALDEKKPKARDFFRLDLAQ encoded by the coding sequence ATGCGATGGCCGCGCGAACGGATAATCCGGGTTTTGCTCGTGCTTGCAACGGCCGGCATGGTTTCCGGTTTTCTGTTGTTTGCGTCGGCCTATCTCTACGTTGCCGGCGATCTACCGCGGGTCGATACCCTGGCTGACTATCGGCCACCGATCATTACCCGGGTTTTGAGTGCAGACGGCGAAGTCATTGCCGAGTTCGCAAAGGAACGCCGGATTGTCGTTCCTTTCAAGCGCATCCCGACAAAACTGGTCCAGGCGTTTGTCGCTGCCGAAGATTCGAATTTTTTCGAGCACACCGGGATCGATTTTATTTCAATTCTGCGGGCCGCCTATAAAAATATCAAGGCGGGCGGCATCGTTCAGGGCGGAAGTACGATTACCCAGCAGGTCGCAAAATCACTGCTTCTGACTCCGGAAAAAAAGTTTGAGCGCAAATTCAAGGAGGCGATTCTTTCGTGGCGGATGGAGAAAGCTCTGTCGAAAGAGGAAATTCTCTATCTCTATCTCAACCAGATCTACCTCGGCCATCGTGCATACGGCGTTCAGGCCGCGGCCGAAAACTATTTCGATAAAAACATCGATGAGTTGACCCTGGCCGAATGCTCTATTCTCGCCGGATTGCCCCAGGCACCGAGCCGCTACTCGCCCTACAACCATTATGATCGGGCCAAGAAGCGTCAGAAATATGTTCTCGATCGAATGGTTGCCGACGGTTATATCAGCCAGAGGGAAGCCGACGAAGCCGACGCCGAGGAGTTGACGATTCAGCCCCGGCTCAATGCTCATATCGCCCAGGCCTATTATTTCACCGAACAGGTCCGGCGCTATCTCGAAAACAACTACAGCCAGGACATTCTCGAGACCGAGGGCCTGACTGTGCATACCTCGATGAACCTGCAGATGCAGCGGGCAGCCCAGAACGCGGTCCGGGAAAACCTGCGCGATCATGACAAGCGCCAGGGATTTCGTGGCCCGGAGAAGGTTTTGACCGAAGAGGAGGCGGCTGCCTTTCTCGAGGAGCAGGCGGAAAGTCTAACCCGAAATCCGCTGGAACTCGAGCAGATTACCGATGCTGTTCTGGTCGGCAGCGACCAGGAAACCCTGCATCTGCGCATCGGCACTGTCACCGGGACTCTCGACCCGACAGCAGCCGAGTGGGCCGGTCTCCTGAGAGCGGTCTCGGCCGAATCGGAGCCGACCCGTAATCCGAAGAGTCAACAGCACAAGCTGCCGCTCGGCTCTGTTTTAAAGGTGCGGGTCAAACAGATCAATGAAGATGGATCACTTCTTCTCGGGCTCGAGCAGGAGCCTCTTGCCCAGGGTGCAATTGTCGCCCTGGAACCGAATACCGGTCTGGTCAAGGCGATGGTCGGCGGTTATGATTTCCTGCAGAGCCAGTTCAACCGAGTTCTTCAGGCACGCCGACTCCCCGGCTCGGCGATCAAGCCACTTATCTACGCAGCGGCTCTCGACAAGGGTTATACGCCGGCTACGGTTATTCTCGACACACCGCTCATTTACAAGGAACTTTCGGACGCCGGCCTGGAGAAATCTTGGAAGCCGAAAAATTACTCGAAAAAATTCTACGGTCCGACTCCGCTGCGAACCGCTCTGGCCAAGTCGCATAATGTCATTACCATCAAGATTCTCGAGGACATCGGTGTCAGATATGCAGCCAACTATGCCAAAAAACTCGGAATCAATTCTCCGCTCAATTACGATCTCACCCTCGCGCTCGGTTCTTCGGCCCTGACCCCGCTTGAGCTGGCAACAGCCTACACTGTTTTTGCCAATGGCGGCGTCCGGATCAAGGCCTCCTATATCACCAAGGTCACCGATCGTGACGGTCGGGTTCTCGAGTCGATCGATCCTGCCGACTTTCCGGAAGGGATTAACGAAGGGCAGCGCTTGATCAATCTTTCCCAGGAGCGGGTGATCTCCCCGGAAACAGCCTATCTGGTCACCAATCTCCTCGAAAGTGTCGTCCGCACAGGGACCGGTTGGCGGGCCAAAGCGCTGCGCCGACCGACCGCGGCCAAAACCGGCACAACCAATGATCTTAAGGACGCCTGGTTTGCCGGGTACGTGCCGCAGCTCGTCGCCGTGTCCTGGGTCGGCTACGATCATGAGCGTCCACTCGGCAAGCATGAAACCGGTTCGAAAGCGGCGGCACCGGCCTGGGTTTCCTTTATGAAGGAAGCGGTCAAAAACCTTGAGCCGATTGACTTTGCGGTCCCGGATCAGATGGAATTTTATCCGGTCGACACGGAAACCGGTCTGCTCGCACCGGAGGATAGCGGCAACATGCACATCGAAGTTTTTTCCCCCGGCACGGCACCGACCCGGTACGCCCTCGACGAAAAAAAACCGAAAGCCCGCGATTTTTTCCGACTCGACCTCGCCCAGTAA
- the nth gene encoding endonuclease III, producing MRYLSGRSNALETLDFLEALYPEAECALVHKNPYELLVATILSAQCTDVRVNVVTSDLFRRFANPEQLASANITELEELIKSTGFFRNKARNLIACARMLVSEYGGSVPADLDQLIALPGVGRKTANVVLGNAFGIPGMVVDTHVKRIAYRLGWSRQTEPEKVELDLMKLLPAERWNQTSHTLIYHGRAICKAPVPVCSACPLSETCPRNGVRRSK from the coding sequence ATGCGCTATCTGAGCGGCCGTTCTAACGCACTGGAAACACTCGATTTTCTTGAAGCGCTTTATCCCGAGGCCGAATGTGCGCTGGTTCACAAAAATCCGTATGAACTGCTTGTTGCGACGATTCTGTCGGCCCAATGCACTGATGTGCGGGTTAATGTGGTGACATCCGACCTTTTCCGGAGATTTGCCAACCCGGAACAGCTTGCATCTGCGAATATAACCGAACTTGAAGAGCTGATCAAAAGTACCGGATTTTTCCGCAACAAGGCCCGCAATCTGATCGCCTGTGCCCGGATGCTTGTCAGTGAATATGGCGGATCGGTCCCGGCTGACCTTGACCAGCTGATCGCCCTGCCCGGGGTCGGTCGGAAAACGGCCAACGTGGTTCTGGGAAACGCCTTTGGTATACCGGGAATGGTTGTTGATACCCATGTCAAACGGATCGCCTATCGGCTCGGATGGAGCCGCCAGACCGAGCCGGAAAAAGTTGAGCTGGACCTGATGAAGCTGCTGCCGGCAGAGCGCTGGAACCAGACCAGTCATACCCTGATCTACCACGGTCGGGCGATTTGCAAGGCCCCGGTTCCGGTTTGTTCGGCCTGCCCCTTGTCCGAGACCTGTCCACGCAACGGTGTGCGCCGCTCGAAGTGA
- a CDS encoding O-acetyl-ADP-ribose deacetylase produces the protein MQITIRGKSLQLIRGDITEQSTDAIVNAANSQLQLGAGVAGAIRNKGGPTIQQECDRIGGTPVGTAVLTGSGNLKAGYVIHAVGPRMGEGGEDAKLAGATRSSLDIAAGKNLRSISFPALSTGIFGFPIERAAAIMLDEVCTFLQKRSSLELVVFCLFSEDDFRVFADQLKARLSSC, from the coding sequence ATGCAGATAACCATTCGCGGGAAGAGTCTGCAGCTGATCCGGGGTGATATCACCGAGCAATCGACCGATGCCATCGTCAATGCCGCCAACAGTCAGTTGCAGCTCGGCGCCGGTGTCGCCGGAGCAATCCGCAACAAGGGAGGCCCAACGATTCAGCAGGAGTGTGACCGGATCGGCGGGACTCCGGTCGGGACGGCAGTTTTGACCGGTAGTGGTAACCTCAAAGCGGGATATGTTATTCACGCCGTCGGTCCGCGTATGGGTGAAGGGGGTGAAGATGCCAAGCTCGCCGGAGCAACCCGCAGCAGCCTCGACATTGCCGCCGGGAAAAACCTGCGGAGCATCAGTTTTCCGGCACTTTCAACCGGAATCTTCGGTTTTCCGATTGAGCGGGCGGCGGCAATCATGCTGGATGAGGTCTGTACTTTTTTGCAGAAGCGATCTTCCCTCGAGCTCGTCGTCTTCTGCCTCTTCAGTGAAGATGATTTCAGGGTCTTTGCTGACCAGCTGAAGGCACGATTATCGTCCTGTTGA
- a CDS encoding peptidylprolyl isomerase A: MMRKTLIMTMLAVLFVTAPVFAAVEVDMETNLGTIRLELDDKKAPITVANFLKYVDSDFYSGTIFHRVIKGFMIQGGGFDTNKKMKNGFPPIKNEADNGLKNDRGTIAMARTSVVDSASSQFFINLVDNDFLNYRSPDARGYGYAVFGRVTSGMEVVDKIAETPIKKGVGPFASLPIHTVEILSVKRVAE, translated from the coding sequence ATGATGCGTAAAACACTTATCATGACCATGCTGGCCGTACTGTTTGTAACTGCCCCGGTCTTTGCTGCGGTTGAGGTTGATATGGAAACCAATCTTGGCACGATCCGGTTGGAGCTCGATGATAAAAAGGCGCCGATCACGGTCGCCAATTTTCTCAAATATGTCGATTCCGATTTCTATAGCGGCACGATCTTCCACCGCGTGATCAAGGGGTTCATGATTCAGGGTGGCGGTTTTGATACCAATAAAAAAATGAAGAACGGTTTTCCGCCGATCAAGAATGAAGCTGACAACGGACTCAAAAACGATCGCGGAACGATCGCCATGGCCCGCACCAGTGTTGTTGATTCGGCAAGCAGCCAGTTTTTCATCAATCTGGTCGACAACGATTTTCTCAATTACCGCAGTCCTGACGCCCGCGGCTATGGTTATGCCGTTTTCGGTAGAGTGACCTCCGGGATGGAAGTGGTTGACAAGATCGCCGAAACACCTATCAAGAAAGGTGTCGGCCCATTCGCCAGTCTGCCGATTCACACGGTCGAGATCCTTTCAGTCAAGCGCGTCGCTGAATAA
- a CDS encoding NAD(P)H-dependent glycerol-3-phosphate dehydrogenase — MVKNIGVIGAGSWGTTLANLLAEKGYPVTLWAYEEDLVARMQTSRENDLYLPGFTLSDNLTFTTDIKAAVSNKDLVLFVPPSQVLRRLLEKVVNCFDDQVIIVSASKGIENDTLLPMSEIFAELLPQPIKKRTAYLSGPSFAREVVQKMPTAVAVAANDDTIAAEVQAVFSTDVFRVYTNRDAIGVELGGALKNVIALAAGISDGLGYGYNTRAALITRGLAEITRIGVAMGADPMTFAGLAGMGDLVLTCTGDLSRNRSVGFELGQGRTLAEILNEMNMVAEGVKTTLSAYQLANKLGVEAPLIEQMYEILYNEKEARVAVNALMERQLKPEGA; from the coding sequence ATGGTCAAAAATATTGGTGTCATCGGGGCCGGAAGCTGGGGAACAACGCTGGCCAACCTTCTCGCCGAAAAGGGGTATCCGGTGACGCTATGGGCCTACGAGGAAGATCTTGTGGCGCGCATGCAGACGAGTCGGGAAAATGATCTTTACCTCCCCGGCTTCACGCTTTCGGACAATCTGACCTTTACGACCGACATCAAAGCGGCGGTCAGTAATAAGGATCTGGTTCTTTTTGTTCCCCCTTCCCAGGTCTTGCGGCGGTTGCTCGAGAAGGTTGTGAACTGTTTCGATGATCAGGTTATTATTGTCTCGGCCTCGAAGGGGATCGAAAACGATACCCTGCTGCCGATGTCGGAAATTTTTGCCGAGCTTTTACCGCAACCGATTAAAAAGCGGACGGCCTATCTGTCTGGCCCCTCATTTGCCAGGGAGGTTGTCCAGAAAATGCCGACAGCGGTCGCTGTCGCGGCTAACGATGATACGATAGCGGCCGAGGTCCAGGCCGTTTTCAGTACCGATGTTTTTCGTGTATACACCAACCGGGATGCGATCGGGGTGGAGCTTGGCGGTGCGCTCAAAAATGTGATTGCTCTGGCCGCCGGGATCTCCGATGGACTCGGTTATGGTTACAACACCCGGGCAGCACTGATCACCCGGGGGCTCGCCGAGATTACCCGGATCGGGGTTGCCATGGGGGCCGATCCGATGACCTTTGCCGGGCTGGCCGGAATGGGCGATCTGGTTCTGACCTGCACCGGTGACCTGTCGCGTAACCGTAGTGTCGGTTTTGAACTTGGACAGGGGCGAACGCTTGCAGAGATTCTCAATGAAATGAATATGGTTGCCGAAGGGGTCAAGACCACCTTGTCGGCATACCAGCTGGCCAATAAACTGGGAGTTGAGGCGCCGTTAATCGAACAGATGTACGAAATTTTGTACAATGAAAAAGAAGCCCGGGTGGCAGTCAACGCTCTGATGGAGCGGCAACTGAAGCCCGAAGGAGCCTGA
- a CDS encoding DNA gyrase subunit A has product MLSEQNRVTVNIEDEMRKSYMDYAMSVIVGRALPDIRDGLKPVHRRVLFAMNDLGNDYNKPYKKSARVVGDVIGKYHPHGDSAVYDTIVRMAQDFSLRYPLVDGQGNFGSIDGDSAAAMRYTEVRMDRLAHELLNDIEKETVEFGPNYDDSLEEPLVLPCKFPNLLVNGSEGIAVGMATKIPPHNLDEVIAGLIAIIDNPAVDFEDLMQLIPAPDFPTGGFILGQSGVREAYSTGRGIIQMRARAMVETNKRTGRESIIINEIPFQVNKARLIEKIAELVRDKKIEGISDLRDESDRDGMRIVIELKRDSIPQVILNQLYKMTPMQSSFGIIMLAIVSGQPRILTLREVLDNFIEHRNDIVTRRTIFDLKKAEARAHILEGLKIALDNLDEVIQIIKTSANPAEAKKRLIERFGLSDIQSQAILDMRLHRLTGLERDKIVAEYEEVMALIKRLKEILASEAEILKIIKGELLDIKERFGDERRSEIVEFTGDLSIEDMIVEEDMVVTVSHSGYIKRNAVSLYRAQRRGGKGKTGMKPKEEDFVERLFIASTHSYILIFTDKGKVYWLKVHEIPQGGRASRGKAIVNLLNLQPDEKVMTILPVKEFEEDKFIITATRNGTVKKTDLMAYSNPRQGGIIALTIDDDDSLIAARLTDGSMDIILASQSGKSIRFSEKNARAMGRTARGVRGMMISDEDQIIGMEVVSAATAATLVSITENGYGKRTAIGEYRVQSRGGKGIITIKTGGRNGQVVDVKLVDDESDLMFITDRGKVLRTPVGNISLIGRNTMGVRLMVLEPDERIVAVAKLAEKEDDDGSREIEEETPAGGAETEET; this is encoded by the coding sequence ATGCTCTCGGAACAGAATCGGGTAACCGTTAATATAGAAGATGAAATGCGCAAGTCCTACATGGACTACGCGATGAGTGTAATCGTTGGTCGCGCTTTACCGGATATCCGTGATGGATTGAAGCCGGTGCATCGTCGGGTGTTGTTCGCCATGAACGATCTCGGGAATGACTACAACAAACCGTATAAAAAATCGGCCCGGGTCGTCGGTGATGTTATCGGTAAATACCATCCGCATGGTGATTCGGCCGTCTACGATACCATCGTCCGGATGGCCCAGGATTTTTCCTTGCGCTACCCGCTGGTCGACGGTCAGGGCAATTTCGGTTCAATCGATGGTGACTCGGCGGCGGCCATGCGTTATACCGAGGTCCGGATGGACCGGCTGGCCCACGAACTGCTCAATGATATCGAAAAAGAGACCGTCGAATTCGGTCCGAACTATGACGACTCCCTCGAAGAGCCGCTGGTTCTGCCATGTAAATTCCCGAACCTTCTGGTTAACGGTTCGGAAGGTATCGCTGTCGGCATGGCGACCAAGATTCCACCGCACAATCTCGATGAAGTCATTGCTGGCCTGATCGCTATTATTGACAACCCGGCCGTCGATTTCGAAGATTTGATGCAGCTTATCCCAGCCCCCGATTTTCCGACTGGCGGTTTTATTCTCGGTCAGAGCGGCGTTCGGGAAGCCTACAGCACCGGCCGCGGCATCATCCAGATGCGGGCGCGGGCCATGGTCGAGACCAACAAACGGACCGGGCGGGAAAGCATCATTATCAACGAAATCCCCTTTCAGGTAAACAAGGCACGACTGATTGAGAAAATCGCCGAACTGGTTCGCGACAAGAAGATTGAAGGGATCTCCGACCTGCGCGATGAATCGGACCGTGACGGCATGCGTATTGTCATCGAGCTGAAGAGGGATTCGATCCCGCAGGTCATCCTCAACCAGCTTTACAAGATGACGCCGATGCAGTCGTCGTTCGGTATTATCATGCTGGCAATCGTTAGTGGCCAGCCGCGGATCCTGACCCTGCGTGAAGTCCTCGATAATTTCATCGAGCACCGCAATGATATTGTTACCCGGCGAACCATCTTCGATTTGAAAAAAGCCGAAGCCCGGGCCCATATCCTCGAAGGTCTCAAGATCGCCCTCGACAACCTCGATGAGGTGATCCAGATCATCAAGACCAGCGCCAATCCGGCCGAAGCCAAAAAACGATTGATCGAGCGTTTCGGTCTCTCCGACATTCAGTCACAGGCGATCCTCGATATGCGTCTGCACCGCCTGACCGGGCTTGAGCGGGACAAGATCGTTGCCGAGTATGAAGAGGTGATGGCGCTGATCAAGCGGCTCAAGGAGATCCTTGCCAGTGAGGCGGAAATTCTCAAGATTATCAAGGGAGAGCTGCTCGATATCAAGGAACGATTCGGTGATGAGCGCCGTTCGGAAATTGTTGAATTCACCGGTGATCTGTCAATTGAAGACATGATCGTCGAGGAAGATATGGTCGTAACCGTTTCCCATTCCGGTTATATCAAGCGCAACGCGGTTTCGCTTTACCGGGCGCAGCGCCGCGGCGGCAAGGGCAAAACCGGGATGAAGCCGAAAGAGGAGGATTTCGTCGAGCGGCTCTTTATTGCGTCGACGCACTCGTACATCCTGATCTTTACCGATAAGGGTAAGGTTTACTGGCTCAAGGTCCATGAAATACCGCAGGGCGGCCGCGCGTCGCGCGGCAAGGCGATTGTTAACCTGCTTAATCTGCAGCCGGACGAAAAGGTCATGACCATCCTCCCGGTCAAGGAGTTCGAAGAGGACAAGTTTATTATTACCGCTACCAGAAATGGTACGGTCAAAAAGACCGACCTGATGGCCTATTCGAATCCGCGCCAGGGCGGGATTATTGCCCTGACGATAGATGATGATGACAGCCTGATTGCCGCCCGCCTGACCGACGGCAGTATGGACATCATCCTGGCCAGCCAGAGCGGCAAGTCGATCCGCTTTTCGGAAAAGAACGCCCGCGCAATGGGCCGCACGGCGCGTGGCGTGCGCGGCATGATGATCAGCGACGAAGATCAGATTATCGGTATGGAGGTGGTGTCCGCTGCAACGGCTGCGACCCTGGTGTCGATCACCGAAAATGGTTATGGTAAACGCACGGCGATCGGCGAGTACCGGGTGCAGAGTCGTGGTGGCAAAGGGATCATTACAATCAAGACCGGCGGCCGGAATGGTCAGGTTGTCGATGTCAAACTGGTTGATGATGAATCCGACCTGATGTTTATAACTGATCGCGGCAAGGTTCTGCGGACTCCGGTCGGCAATATTTCACTGATTGGCCGGAATACCATGGGGGTTCGCCTGATGGTCCTTGAACCGGATGAGCGGATTGTTGCAGTTGCAAAGCTTGCCGAAAAGGAAGATGACGATGGAAGTCGAGAGATTGAAGAAGAAACTCCTGCAGGAGGAGCTGAAACGGAGGAGACGTAA
- a CDS encoding DNA replication/repair protein RecF, translating into MRLEQLLLYNFRNIERTELHPHHLFNIFYGDNAQGKTNLLESISLLGSLKSFRLSRNDELIKNNESYSEIKGETEKNGVKHQIKLRIDKENKQAWLDGKRINRPEAYLDCLRPVVFAPEEVNLIKGPPSGRRRLLDRAVFQTDNKYLADVQKYDRQLKQRNRLLKEKRPENELAPWTDELAKTGAAIRHARSRYIEKILPQVKDCYLHICGQQEQVNLFCKADTKDISELEQNLLDEFERQKEQEKRYGVTLSGPHRDDIDFLLNQRPLKSYGSQGQQRSFILAFKVAQALHLKEVYGEPPLLLFDDLTGELDRHRQNLFFEFLLSLKAQVFITTTEVQPLLDGGIRDGYFIRVEQGVFTTTVSDEV; encoded by the coding sequence ATGCGGCTGGAGCAATTGCTTCTTTATAATTTTCGCAATATAGAGCGAACGGAACTACATCCACACCACCTGTTCAATATTTTTTATGGAGATAATGCCCAGGGCAAAACAAATCTGCTTGAATCAATTTCACTGTTAGGAAGTCTGAAAAGTTTTCGCTTATCACGCAACGATGAGTTGATTAAAAATAATGAGAGTTACAGTGAAATAAAAGGTGAAACGGAAAAAAATGGTGTCAAACACCAGATAAAACTGAGAATAGATAAAGAGAACAAACAGGCCTGGCTCGATGGAAAGAGAATCAACCGCCCGGAAGCTTACCTCGACTGTCTACGTCCGGTTGTTTTTGCTCCGGAAGAGGTCAATCTGATCAAGGGCCCACCCAGTGGCCGGCGCCGGTTGCTCGATCGGGCAGTTTTTCAGACAGATAATAAATATCTGGCTGATGTGCAGAAATATGACAGACAACTGAAACAGCGCAACCGGCTGCTTAAAGAGAAACGCCCGGAAAATGAACTCGCACCCTGGACCGATGAACTGGCCAAAACCGGCGCCGCTATAAGACATGCGAGAAGCCGGTATATTGAAAAAATATTGCCGCAAGTTAAGGACTGCTACCTTCATATCTGCGGTCAGCAGGAACAGGTCAACCTGTTTTGTAAAGCGGATACCAAGGATATCAGCGAACTTGAACAGAACCTGCTCGATGAATTTGAGCGACAGAAAGAGCAGGAAAAACGGTATGGTGTTACGCTCTCCGGACCGCACCGTGATGATATCGATTTTTTACTTAATCAGCGACCCCTTAAAAGCTACGGCTCCCAGGGGCAGCAGCGATCATTCATACTGGCTTTCAAGGTAGCACAGGCGCTTCACCTTAAAGAGGTATATGGCGAACCGCCACTGTTGCTGTTTGATGATTTAACCGGTGAACTTGATCGACACCGGCAGAATCTTTTTTTCGAATTTCTGCTTTCGCTGAAAGCACAGGTTTTTATAACAACAACCGAGGTTCAACCGCTGCTCGACGGCGGTATAAGAGACGGATATTTTATACGTGTGGAACAAGGAGTTTTCACAACGACAGTATCTGACGAGGTATGA
- a CDS encoding DNA polymerase III subunit beta, giving the protein MHFSIEKEVFLKGLARVQGIVEKRNTIPILSNVLVEADKEGLFITATDLEVGMRAKYPASIKSPGKITVSAKKIFEIIKELPEKEIIFKAKDNCWIEISCGKSVFNIVGLSSDEFPHFPQPDETKMIPISGQLLGQMIEKTYFSVSTDETKYNLNGIYFKTIEEDQKKYLLLVATDGHRLALDKRAVDTPEIEELINGVVFPRKGIIELKKITEETEADIKLGFMDNSAVVIKDDTIVVMRLVDGDFPDYNRVIPQNNEEIISIPRDNFLHALKRMAILSSEKSKGVKIDLKHGTLEISSSNPEIGDAHEELEIDYKSDEMSIGFNARYMIDILQVLDEEKIKLAVKDNLSPGLITPDGDDGFLAVVMPMRL; this is encoded by the coding sequence ATGCACTTTTCAATTGAAAAAGAAGTTTTTTTGAAAGGCCTGGCTCGGGTTCAGGGTATTGTTGAAAAAAGAAATACGATACCTATTCTTTCAAACGTTCTCGTCGAAGCAGATAAAGAAGGCCTTTTTATTACTGCTACAGATCTCGAAGTCGGCATGCGGGCCAAATACCCGGCCAGTATAAAGAGTCCCGGAAAAATTACGGTCTCTGCCAAAAAGATTTTTGAAATAATAAAAGAACTTCCGGAAAAGGAAATTATTTTCAAGGCAAAAGATAATTGCTGGATTGAAATAAGCTGCGGTAAATCGGTTTTTAATATTGTTGGACTTTCATCTGATGAATTTCCCCATTTTCCACAACCGGACGAAACAAAAATGATTCCGATCAGTGGTCAACTGCTTGGTCAGATGATTGAAAAAACATATTTTTCAGTATCGACCGATGAAACCAAATATAATCTGAATGGCATCTATTTTAAAACGATCGAAGAAGACCAAAAAAAATATCTGTTGCTGGTAGCAACCGATGGACATCGACTTGCTCTTGATAAAAGAGCGGTTGATACACCGGAGATAGAAGAACTTATAAATGGGGTTGTCTTTCCGAGAAAAGGTATTATCGAACTTAAAAAAATAACCGAAGAAACCGAAGCGGATATTAAACTCGGTTTTATGGATAATAGTGCAGTAGTCATAAAAGATGACACGATTGTCGTGATGCGACTGGTTGATGGAGATTTTCCTGATTACAATCGGGTTATTCCCCAGAACAACGAAGAAATTATCAGTATTCCCAGGGATAATTTTTTGCATGCATTAAAGCGGATGGCAATTCTTTCCAGTGAAAAATCAAAAGGCGTAAAAATAGATCTTAAACATGGCACCCTGGAAATATCCTCGTCAAATCCGGAAATTGGCGATGCCCATGAAGAACTTGAAATTGATTATAAAAGCGATGAAATGTCGATAGGATTCAATGCCCGCTATATGATCGATATACTTCAGGTTCTCGATGAGGAAAAAATAAAGCTGGCAGTCAAAGATAATCTGTCGCCAGGGCTGATTACACCGGATGGAGATGATGGTTTTCTGGCTGTGGTTATGCCGATGCGGCTGTAA